A single Candidatus Limnocylindria bacterium DNA region contains:
- a CDS encoding FAD-binding oxidoreductase has protein sequence MSQALDGMAPQELEVLRSAVRGRVVGPGDPDYDHVRTIWNGAVERRPAAFARCTGVADVIAALRFARERGLRISVRGGGHNVAGSALCDGGLVIDLQPMKGMRLDLDAHRLVAQPGLRLGDVDHETQPFGLAVAAGINSETGLAGLTVGGGIGWLMRKHGLTIDHLVAADIVTADGRLLRADAERHPDLYWAIRGGGGNFGIVTAFEFDLVEIGPSVLGGVIFYPAELAREVLRRYRDWAAAAAEEVTTILLLRLAPPLPWVPQEVRGRPVLGIGALYAGIPDDGVAILAPLAEFGPVLANSIQQRPFVQHQSMLDASAPAGRLYYWKSHYLSALTDAAIDVIADNAWSFRSTMSFTLLSHLGGAIRRRTDDETAFAGRDAEFAININCAATRAEDFEHDRAWVRAWFDALAPHSTGGVYVNFVGSEGDERVHAAYGEKNYRRLAEIKATHDPDNIFRVNQNITPTVVPARAR, from the coding sequence ATGAGCCAGGCTTTGGATGGGATGGCCCCTCAGGAGCTCGAGGTGCTCCGGTCTGCGGTCCGCGGCCGGGTCGTCGGTCCCGGCGACCCTGACTACGATCACGTCCGCACGATCTGGAACGGTGCCGTCGAACGACGGCCGGCGGCGTTCGCGCGGTGCACCGGCGTCGCTGACGTGATCGCGGCGCTGCGTTTCGCGCGCGAGCGCGGTCTCCGCATCTCAGTTCGCGGCGGTGGGCACAACGTTGCCGGAAGCGCGCTCTGCGACGGCGGCCTTGTGATCGACCTGCAGCCGATGAAGGGCATGCGACTGGACCTCGACGCGCACCGTCTCGTCGCGCAACCCGGATTGCGCCTCGGCGATGTGGACCACGAGACCCAGCCCTTCGGCCTTGCCGTCGCGGCCGGCATCAACAGCGAGACGGGACTGGCCGGCCTGACCGTCGGCGGCGGTATCGGCTGGCTGATGCGCAAGCACGGCCTCACCATCGATCACCTGGTCGCGGCCGACATCGTCACCGCCGACGGTCGGCTGCTGCGAGCCGATGCTGAGCGGCATCCGGACCTGTACTGGGCGATCCGGGGCGGAGGCGGCAACTTCGGGATAGTCACCGCGTTCGAGTTCGATCTCGTCGAGATTGGCCCGAGCGTCCTCGGCGGAGTCATCTTCTATCCGGCAGAGCTAGCGCGTGAGGTCCTGCGGCGATATCGCGACTGGGCGGCAGCGGCCGCAGAGGAGGTCACGACCATCCTCCTGCTACGCCTCGCGCCGCCACTCCCATGGGTGCCACAGGAGGTCAGGGGACGGCCGGTGCTGGGGATCGGGGCACTCTACGCCGGCATTCCCGACGACGGCGTAGCAATCCTCGCCCCGCTCGCGGAGTTCGGGCCGGTGCTTGCGAACTCCATCCAGCAGCGGCCCTTCGTGCAGCACCAGTCGATGCTGGATGCGAGCGCACCCGCGGGCCGGCTCTACTACTGGAAATCCCATTACCTCTCGGCGCTCACGGATGCCGCTATCGACGTCATCGCTGATAACGCCTGGTCTTTTCGATCGACGATGTCTTTCACGTTGCTGAGTCACCTGGGAGGCGCGATTCGCCGGCGCACCGACGACGAGACCGCGTTCGCCGGGCGCGACGCCGAGTTCGCGATCAACATCAACTGTGCCGCCACCAGAGCGGAGGATTTCGAGCACGACCGCGCGTGGGTCCGGGCGTGGTTCGACGCGCTGGCGCCGCACAGCACGGGCGGCGTGTACGTGAACTTCGTGGGCTCGGAAGGCGATGAGCGCGTGCACGCGGCGTACGGCGAGAAGAACTA